The following proteins come from a genomic window of Coffea arabica cultivar ET-39 chromosome 11c, Coffea Arabica ET-39 HiFi, whole genome shotgun sequence:
- the LOC113716333 gene encoding uncharacterized protein: MAKETEEHPRLILHNFLSPDLCKELEFIHNSNCTVGYRPNVFSTTLSHLIATNCAHLIMPFVPIREKLRETVEGYFGCHYELVIEFTGLISWTKGANIGWHSDDNRLYLKQRDFAAVCYLNSYNGDFRGGLFHFQDGEPSTIEPMAGDAVMYTADNRNIHSVDEIVEGERTTLTLWFSRDASHDEDAKLISFLSQNSLNSYLPQPASNNMYWFPPDEALKFQSGFDIRCARLHMLGLALYSPYEKICPSAVNSSYNLLELLMGSLQIARGVDLFDREFVNVMHVLQVAQFYSWKWSTLKATEVKEVSADIKPLSQAQQEDINCLKSAVLQDLQRAETFIKDLNCGKKVQDLFDWGSFSAAVVEWEAYSCNLHKEMVTSFPLWRKHGSIFSCPVGDSAETL, translated from the exons ATGGCAAAGGAGACTGAGGAGCACCCACGTCTCATCCTCCACAACTTTCTTTCTCCGGACCTTTGCAAG gaaCTGGAGTTCATACACAATAGCAATTGCACAGTTGGATACAGGCCAAATGTGTTCTCCACAACTCTTTCTCATCTAATTGCTACTAATTGTGCGCACCTGATCATGCCCTTTGTTCCCATTAGAG aaaagctgAGGGAGACAGTGGAAGGGTATTTTGGATGCCACTATGAGTTGGTCATCGAATTCACTGGCCTCATCAG CTGGACTAAAGGAGCAAATATTGGATGGCACAGTGATGATAACAGGCTTTATCTAAAACAAAGAGATTTTGCG GCAGTGTGTTATTTGAATAGTTACAATGGGGATTTTAGAGGAGGACTCTTTCACTTCCAGGATGGGGAACCATCAACAATTGAGCCCATGGCTGGA GATGCTGTGATGTACACAGCAGACAACAGAAACATACATTCTGTCGATGAG atAGTTGAAGGAGAAAGGACCACCCTTACCCTGTGGTTCAGTCGGGATGCATCTCATGATGAAGATGCAAAACTGATTTCATTTCtgtcacaaaattcgctcaACTCATATTTACCTCAGCCAGCATCCaataacatgtactggtttccTCCTGATGAAGCTTTGAAGTTTCAATCTGGATTCGACATACGTTGTGCAAGATTGCATATGCTTGGATTGGCTCTTTATTCTCCTTACGAGAAGATATGTCCTTCAGCAGTGAATTCATCATACAACTTGCTAGAGTTGCTGATGGGGTCATTACAAATAGCGAGGGGAGTTGATTTGTTTGACAGGGAGTTTGTCAACGTAATGCATGTCCTTCAG GTGGCGCAGTTTTACTCTTGGAAGTGGTCGACTTTGAAGGCAACAGAAGTCAAAGAAGTCTCAGCGGACATTAAACCACTCTCCCAAGCACAACAGGAGGATATTAATTGTCTAAAATCAGCGGTTCTGCAAGATCTTCAACGGGCAGAGACCTTTATCAAGGACCTAAATTGTGGAAAGAAAGTGCAGGATCTATTTGACTGGGGTAGTTTTTCTGCTGCTGTTGTTGAGTGGGAAgcttattcttgtaatttacATAAAGAAATGGTTACAAGCTTTCCACTCTGGAGAAAGCATGGATCCATCTTTTCTTGTCCTGTGGGTGATTCTGCTGAAACACTGTGA